Proteins encoded together in one Thalassotalea crassostreae window:
- a CDS encoding lactoylglutathione lyase family protein, whose amino-acid sequence MTPYPRTFSHIGISVPDLEKAVKFYTEVLGWYLIMQPTVITEDDSAIGEMCTDVFGAGWEHFRIAHLSTGDRIGVELFEFKNQENPEDNFEYWKTGIFHFCVQDPNVEDLAEKIVAAGGKYRMKKPRYYYPGEKPYRMIYMEDPFGNILEIYSHSYELHYASGAYTG is encoded by the coding sequence ATGACCCCATATCCTCGTACATTTTCCCATATAGGTATATCGGTTCCCGACTTAGAGAAGGCGGTAAAATTTTATACTGAAGTATTAGGCTGGTACTTAATTATGCAACCTACCGTCATTACAGAAGATGACAGTGCTATCGGAGAAATGTGTACCGATGTTTTCGGCGCTGGTTGGGAACACTTTAGAATTGCGCATTTATCAACTGGAGATCGAATCGGCGTTGAATTATTTGAATTTAAGAACCAAGAAAATCCCGAAGACAATTTCGAATATTGGAAAACAGGTATATTCCATTTTTGTGTACAAGATCCTAATGTTGAAGATCTTGCAGAAAAAATCGTAGCCGCTGGCGGTAAGTACAGAATGAAAAAACCACGTTATTACTATCCTGGCGAAAAGCCATACCGAATGATTTACATGGAAGACCCGTTTGGCAATATACTGGAAATATATAGTCATTCTTATGAATTGCACTATGCTAGCGGTGCATACACAGGTTAA
- a CDS encoding amino acid permease yields the protein MSKNSEFISNTSNNAKTRASKIAKKPLGLLAATSLVTGNMIGSGIFLLPASLALYGGVSLWGWAVSAIGAIALAYMFANLAGKIKGSGGPYIYSQAMFGDFIGFLVAWGYWICVFTANAAIAIALVSYLSVFIPMLSESNVLAATVTIGFVWFLVLINLQGVKAAGNVQVVSTLLKVIPMFIIVIVALFYINVSHFTPFNLSAESDLSAISSTAVLTLWAFLGMESANNAAGEVDEPETNVPKAAVYGTLIAASLYIPGTIAIFGLIEPSVLAQSNAPFADAAAILWGDWAYYAVAAVAVISCFGALNGWTLCVGQIAMSASKGGLFPKVFSERSKNGVPAKGVVISSFLVSVLVLMNFNQKMTEQFTFIILLSTLASVFPYLICSFANIKLLKIQAVKISVIDMVVAFIATVYSSWIILNMGAETLFWGTTLMLIGIPLYAYEKRKTKNEKRKMRANSAAKL from the coding sequence ATGTCAAAAAATTCAGAGTTCATTTCAAATACTTCAAACAATGCTAAAACTAGAGCATCTAAAATTGCTAAAAAGCCATTAGGGCTGTTGGCGGCAACTTCCTTAGTTACCGGAAATATGATTGGTAGTGGCATATTTTTGTTACCTGCGTCATTGGCATTATACGGTGGAGTAAGCCTTTGGGGCTGGGCTGTTTCGGCTATTGGCGCTATTGCTTTAGCCTATATGTTTGCTAACTTAGCCGGAAAAATTAAAGGGTCTGGCGGGCCTTACATCTACTCACAAGCCATGTTTGGGGATTTTATTGGTTTTCTGGTTGCGTGGGGCTATTGGATCTGTGTGTTTACTGCTAATGCTGCTATCGCGATCGCTTTGGTAAGCTATTTGTCGGTGTTTATTCCAATGCTAAGCGAAAGCAATGTACTAGCAGCAACAGTGACAATAGGGTTTGTTTGGTTTTTAGTGTTGATCAACTTACAAGGAGTTAAGGCTGCTGGCAATGTACAAGTTGTCAGTACGTTACTTAAAGTCATACCGATGTTTATCATCGTCATAGTGGCACTGTTTTATATAAATGTGTCACACTTTACGCCTTTTAATTTAAGTGCAGAGTCAGATCTGTCTGCTATTTCTTCGACAGCAGTTTTAACGCTTTGGGCGTTTTTAGGAATGGAATCTGCCAACAATGCTGCCGGCGAAGTTGATGAGCCTGAAACCAATGTACCTAAAGCTGCAGTGTATGGCACATTAATCGCTGCATCGTTATATATCCCAGGAACGATAGCGATTTTTGGATTAATAGAACCCAGCGTTTTAGCACAATCTAATGCACCATTTGCAGATGCTGCAGCAATTCTTTGGGGGGATTGGGCATATTATGCGGTTGCCGCAGTTGCTGTTATCTCATGTTTTGGCGCACTTAATGGCTGGACTTTATGTGTTGGCCAAATTGCGATGTCTGCCTCTAAAGGTGGGCTGTTTCCCAAAGTGTTTTCAGAACGTTCTAAAAACGGTGTGCCAGCAAAAGGTGTGGTTATTTCCTCATTTTTAGTCTCTGTATTGGTATTGATGAATTTTAACCAAAAAATGACTGAACAATTTACGTTTATCATACTTCTATCAACGTTAGCCTCAGTCTTTCCTTATCTGATATGTTCATTCGCGAACATAAAGTTATTAAAAATTCAGGCGGTAAAAATTTCTGTGATCGATATGGTGGTCGCGTTTATTGCAACGGTATATTCATCATGGATTATTTTGAATATGGGCGCAGAAACATTGTTCTGGGGCACAACTTTAATGCTAATCGGCATTCCGCTCTACGCTTATGAAAAACGAAAAACGAAAAACGAAAAACGAAAAATGAGAGCTAATTCAGCAGCGAAATTATAG
- a CDS encoding ISL3 family transposase, whose amino-acid sequence MTDFTFLSQFWEGFNVTQTQKTDSLVTFTLEPSSDGRCHCGLKCNSVHDSTWRTINDANFLNHRVRLNVLTRRINCPQCGVITEEIQWLEPHSRMTARLRNYVEGLLRVLPIKHISQHTGLHWHTIKEIDKRRLAREVKGPDWSSITKLVMDEFAVFKGHRYATVIVDADTYQVLWIGEGRSRKQIRPFFEMLGEHCKNIEAVAMDMNTAFDLEVQQHCPNATIVYDLFHVVAKYGREVIDRVRIDQANKLKHDKKARKWVKRSRWVLLKNRENLTAGQENHLDTLLAMNKDLMTAYILGEQLKELWYCESIEQSQSLWEVWWQQVQDSKLKPLLDFARKLKPYIHGIVSSAKYRLNTCTLEGMNNKIKLIKRMAYGYRDSEYFFLKIKAAFPGKAR is encoded by the coding sequence ATGACCGATTTTACTTTCTTATCTCAATTCTGGGAAGGGTTTAATGTAACCCAAACTCAAAAAACTGATTCACTTGTCACTTTTACCCTTGAACCAAGCTCGGACGGACGTTGTCATTGCGGGCTTAAATGTAATTCCGTTCATGATTCAACCTGGCGAACGATTAATGATGCCAACTTTCTTAATCATCGAGTGAGACTTAACGTACTTACTCGTCGCATAAATTGTCCTCAATGTGGCGTTATCACTGAAGAAATTCAATGGCTAGAGCCTCATTCTCGGATGACCGCCAGACTAAGAAATTATGTAGAAGGCTTGCTTAGAGTATTACCAATCAAGCATATCTCTCAGCACACAGGCCTACATTGGCATACGATAAAAGAAATCGATAAACGACGATTAGCTAGAGAGGTTAAGGGGCCTGACTGGTCATCCATCACGAAGCTGGTCATGGATGAGTTCGCAGTTTTCAAAGGTCATCGCTACGCAACCGTTATTGTGGACGCTGACACATATCAAGTGTTGTGGATTGGTGAAGGGCGTAGCCGCAAACAAATTAGGCCCTTTTTTGAAATGCTTGGCGAGCATTGCAAAAACATTGAAGCAGTCGCGATGGATATGAATACAGCCTTTGATTTGGAGGTTCAACAGCACTGTCCCAACGCTACGATAGTCTATGACCTATTTCATGTTGTGGCGAAGTATGGCCGAGAAGTCATCGACAGGGTTCGTATTGACCAAGCCAATAAGCTCAAGCATGACAAGAAAGCGAGAAAATGGGTAAAACGCTCTCGCTGGGTATTACTTAAAAACAGAGAGAATCTAACGGCTGGACAAGAAAACCATCTAGATACCTTATTAGCTATGAACAAAGACCTGATGACAGCGTACATTCTTGGTGAACAACTCAAAGAGCTATGGTATTGCGAATCAATTGAACAGTCACAAAGCCTATGGGAAGTATGGTGGCAGCAAGTTCAGGATAGCAAGCTCAAACCACTGTTAGACTTTGCTCGCAAACTAAAGCCATACATTCATGGCATTGTTTCATCTGCTAAATATCGATTAAACACCTGCACACTTGAAGGTATGAATAATAAAATCAAACTAATAAAAAGGATGGCCTATGGATATCGAGATTCAGAATACTTTTTCTTAAAGATAAAAGCTGCATTTCCCGGTAAGGCGCGATGA
- a CDS encoding HutD family protein encodes MQIISPQQYTASPWKNGKGETIELAISDNSSLAEFSYRLSIATVSENGLFSNFNNLQRNLFLLSGNGIVLKHQHPVSKNNTEDRLVKLLSVAKFDGGLRTDGILVDGTITDFNVMHNPTKYHGDIYSIDRFINVEIKVCDICFIYAVDDIELVNLNDQTSSKITKHHLVKLSNVKSNQFQLKATSAIVVQLTLIL; translated from the coding sequence ATGCAAATAATTTCACCGCAACAATATACCGCCAGTCCATGGAAAAATGGCAAGGGCGAAACCATCGAACTCGCCATAAGCGATAACTCAAGTTTGGCAGAGTTTAGTTACCGTTTAAGTATTGCTACGGTTAGCGAAAACGGCTTGTTCTCTAATTTCAATAACTTACAAAGAAACTTATTTCTATTATCGGGCAATGGCATCGTGCTAAAACATCAACATCCGGTGTCTAAAAATAATACTGAAGATCGGTTAGTAAAATTACTTAGTGTGGCAAAGTTCGATGGCGGTTTACGCACTGACGGTATTTTAGTTGACGGCACCATTACCGATTTTAATGTCATGCATAATCCAACTAAGTATCACGGTGACATTTATAGTATTGATCGTTTTATCAATGTTGAAATCAAAGTTTGTGATATATGCTTTATTTACGCTGTTGATGATATTGAACTAGTGAATTTGAACGACCAAACAAGCAGTAAAATAACTAAGCATCACCTAGTAAAGTTAAGCAACGTAAAAAGTAATCAATTTCAACTTAAAGCGACAAGCGCTATTGTTGTGCAATTGACTTTAATACTTTAG
- the dbpA gene encoding ATP-dependent RNA helicase DbpA: MQTTKFSTLDFKPELLHTLDSLGYHDMTAIQQDSLPEIINGKDVIGQGKTGSGKTATFGLGLLQKLNVKRFRVQSLVLCPTRELADQVAKEIRTLARGIHNIKVLTLTGGAPVGPQIGSLEHGAHIIVGTPGRIEEHLEKGRLNLEELNMLVLDEADRMLEMGFQKSIDNIVFFTPKDRQTLLFSATYPAKIQQISQRIMRDPVMVKVESTHDHSTITQHFFKVDDNDERLMALRLLLLEKEPSSCVVFCNTKKETQSVADKLINYGFDAIALHGDLDQRERDQALICFANKSITVLVATDVAARGLDIDDLDMVVNYHIALDTEVHVHRIGRTGRAGAKGYACSLHNDSEGYKIALLEDYLEQTIVNEALPDMSVLSKKPVSAPMTTIQIDGGKKQKLRPGDILGALTSENGVAGKDVGKMKVTAIRSYVAVNSKVLKTALRKLERGKMKGKSFRARVIRL, encoded by the coding sequence TTGCAAACCACTAAGTTTTCTACCTTAGATTTTAAGCCTGAACTATTACATACCTTAGATTCTCTTGGCTACCATGATATGACAGCGATCCAACAGGATAGTTTGCCAGAGATAATTAACGGCAAAGACGTCATCGGCCAAGGTAAAACTGGCTCAGGAAAAACGGCAACCTTCGGTTTAGGCTTATTGCAAAAACTCAACGTAAAACGATTTCGTGTGCAATCGTTAGTCTTGTGTCCAACTCGTGAGTTGGCCGACCAAGTAGCAAAAGAAATTCGCACACTTGCCCGTGGCATTCATAATATTAAGGTACTGACGCTTACCGGTGGAGCGCCGGTTGGCCCGCAAATTGGCTCACTAGAACATGGCGCTCACATCATTGTTGGCACGCCAGGTAGAATTGAAGAGCATTTAGAAAAGGGCAGACTTAATTTAGAAGAACTTAATATGCTAGTGCTTGATGAAGCCGACCGTATGTTAGAGATGGGCTTTCAAAAATCGATAGATAATATCGTATTCTTTACTCCTAAAGACAGACAAACATTACTATTTAGCGCGACATATCCTGCAAAGATTCAACAGATATCACAACGTATTATGCGTGATCCTGTGATGGTAAAAGTGGAATCAACTCACGATCACTCGACCATTACTCAGCATTTCTTCAAAGTTGATGACAATGATGAACGATTAATGGCATTACGGTTATTATTACTGGAAAAAGAGCCTTCGTCTTGTGTCGTGTTTTGTAACACCAAGAAAGAAACTCAAAGTGTTGCCGATAAGCTAATAAATTATGGTTTTGATGCTATTGCTTTACATGGTGACTTAGACCAACGTGAGCGCGATCAAGCGCTTATTTGTTTTGCCAATAAAAGCATAACCGTGTTAGTTGCTACTGATGTCGCAGCCCGTGGTTTAGATATTGACGATTTAGATATGGTGGTAAATTATCATATTGCGCTAGACACTGAAGTGCACGTGCATCGAATCGGCCGTACTGGTCGAGCTGGCGCTAAAGGTTATGCCTGCTCATTACACAATGACAGTGAAGGCTACAAGATTGCACTTCTTGAAGATTATTTAGAGCAAACGATCGTTAATGAAGCCTTACCTGATATGAGCGTTTTAAGCAAAAAACCAGTGTCAGCACCTATGACCACTATTCAAATTGATGGTGGTAAAAAGCAAAAGCTACGACCAGGTGATATTCTTGGCGCACTAACATCAGAAAATGGTGTGGCAGGTAAAGACGTAGGTAAAATGAAAGTTACTGCGATTCGCTCGTATGTGGCGGTAAATAGTAAAGTATTAAAAACTGCATTGAGAAAATTAGAACGCGGCAAGATGAAAGGTAAGTCTTTTAGAGCTCGGGTGATACGTTTATAG
- a CDS encoding acyl-CoA thioesterase translates to MSEPKRDVTLRFLAEPQDVNFGGKVHGGAVMKWIDLAAYACSAGWSGRYCVTAYAGGIQFVAPIHVGNLVEVSAKVIYTGKSSMHVAIEVNACDPKSLNRRHTTHCIVIMVAVDESGHPINIPQWVPETDEDKKQHQTAIKLMEMRKQISEEMQIYIPKNK, encoded by the coding sequence ATGAGCGAACCAAAACGCGATGTCACGTTAAGATTTTTAGCCGAGCCGCAAGATGTTAATTTTGGTGGTAAAGTACATGGTGGAGCGGTTATGAAATGGATCGATTTAGCCGCTTATGCTTGTTCAGCTGGTTGGAGTGGTCGTTACTGTGTCACCGCTTATGCTGGTGGGATTCAATTTGTCGCGCCGATCCATGTCGGCAACTTAGTAGAAGTGTCGGCAAAAGTTATTTACACAGGAAAATCGTCAATGCACGTTGCAATTGAAGTTAATGCTTGTGATCCTAAATCGCTCAATAGACGTCATACCACTCACTGCATAGTGATTATGGTTGCAGTTGATGAAAGTGGTCATCCAATAAATATACCGCAATGGGTACCTGAAACCGATGAAGATAAAAAGCAACATCAAACAGCGATAAAATTAATGGAAATGCGCAAGCAGATCAGCGAAGAGATGCAAATTTATATTCCTAAGAATAAATAG
- a CDS encoding SufS family cysteine desulfurase translates to MKDFDISSLRKKFPILQTLVGGRELVYFDNAATTQKLNVMIDSSSKFYQQINANVHRSSHYLSSKATSKFERARQQVQQFINARNIKEIIWTKGSTDAINLVAQSFSSRFISAGDEIVISTAEHHANIVPWQQIAQAYKAKLVVLPLTQTGIIDVEQAKLLITNRCKIVAINHISNVIGKVNPIKQVISIAKKNGAKTLIDGAQAVAHVQIDVQALDCDFYIFSAHKMYGPTGVGVLYGKQELLEQMPPYQFGGEMIKKVSFAATTFNELPFKFEAGTPNIAGVVSFLAVLEWFNQTDMKPIWHWEQQLNLYLFQQLQSLQHVQFLVDDCSDIPLFSFTLKNSHHQDCATFLDSKGIAVRSGHHCAMPLLESLNLDGSIRVSATAYNTFEEIDYFIKQLTLFCQGESADNHANAASVNESTVSSVAESTFVTSEEILNKFAKAKSWDLKHREIMLLSKLLPRLSKEQRDDDDLISGCESKAWIQTQKNNDNLSFIADSDAKVIRGLMVIILSIYQGRTAEQILSFDIDSYFQQLGLMQHLSPSRGNGVMAIVNKIQQIATTEASLN, encoded by the coding sequence ATGAAAGACTTCGATATTTCCTCTTTGAGGAAGAAATTTCCGATATTACAAACACTTGTTGGCGGCCGCGAGCTTGTTTATTTTGATAATGCAGCGACCACACAAAAGTTAAACGTTATGATCGACTCATCATCTAAGTTTTATCAGCAAATTAATGCCAATGTGCATCGTTCATCGCATTATTTAAGTTCAAAAGCTACATCAAAATTTGAACGAGCTCGACAACAAGTACAGCAATTTATTAATGCGAGAAACATAAAAGAAATTATTTGGACGAAAGGTTCAACAGACGCTATAAATTTAGTTGCTCAAAGTTTTTCGAGTCGCTTTATCTCAGCAGGTGACGAAATTGTGATATCAACTGCTGAGCATCACGCCAATATCGTGCCATGGCAACAAATCGCTCAAGCTTATAAAGCAAAGTTAGTTGTTTTACCGCTGACTCAAACCGGTATTATTGATGTTGAACAAGCAAAATTATTAATCACCAATCGATGTAAAATCGTTGCGATTAACCATATATCTAATGTCATCGGCAAGGTAAACCCAATCAAGCAAGTGATTAGCATTGCCAAGAAAAATGGTGCTAAAACCTTGATTGATGGTGCTCAAGCCGTTGCGCATGTGCAGATCGATGTTCAAGCCTTGGACTGTGATTTTTATATTTTTTCTGCACATAAGATGTACGGACCAACTGGCGTTGGCGTACTTTATGGCAAACAAGAATTACTTGAACAAATGCCACCGTATCAATTTGGCGGTGAAATGATCAAAAAGGTAAGTTTTGCAGCTACAACATTTAATGAATTACCATTTAAGTTTGAAGCCGGAACCCCCAATATTGCAGGCGTAGTGTCATTTTTGGCAGTTTTGGAATGGTTTAATCAAACGGATATGAAACCCATTTGGCATTGGGAACAGCAGTTAAATTTATATTTATTTCAACAATTACAATCCTTACAACATGTTCAATTCTTGGTTGATGATTGTTCTGATATTCCGTTGTTTTCATTCACACTCAAGAATTCACATCATCAAGATTGTGCCACTTTTCTTGATAGCAAAGGTATTGCAGTAAGAAGTGGACATCATTGCGCCATGCCGTTATTAGAAAGTCTTAACCTTGATGGTTCGATTCGAGTATCAGCAACGGCTTATAATACATTTGAAGAAATAGATTATTTTATCAAACAACTCACCTTGTTTTGCCAAGGGGAGAGCGCTGATAACCATGCTAATGCCGCTAGTGTCAATGAGAGCACGGTTAGTTCTGTCGCCGAATCTACCTTTGTAACTAGCGAAGAGATCCTTAACAAGTTTGCTAAAGCAAAATCTTGGGACTTAAAACATCGTGAAATCATGTTATTGAGTAAGCTATTACCTAGATTGTCGAAAGAACAACGCGATGATGACGATTTAATCAGTGGTTGTGAGTCAAAGGCTTGGATCCAAACTCAGAAAAACAATGACAATTTATCTTTTATTGCAGATAGTGATGCCAAAGTTATTCGTGGATTGATGGTAATAATATTATCTATCTATCAAGGTAGAACTGCTGAGCAAATTTTAAGCTTTGATATTGACAGCTATTTTCAACAATTAGGTTTGATGCAGCATTTAAGCCCATCGAGAGGGAATGGAGTGATGGCTATTGTCAATAAAATTCAACAAATCGCCACCACTGAAGCTAGTTTAAATTAA
- a CDS encoding LysR family transcriptional regulator, with the protein MNSNLSINHVWLNTYLRLVETGHFTKTAESLYMTQPGVSQHIKKLEQQLSVVLLQRIGKRFELTEAGTKLYQHGKQLAKIESETLSSLQTDSETEGECKISCSGSLAMLIYKDCLARQAKHSGLRFSVRAQPNHAITQQILNNEIDLGIVTQKHDETELVYEEVGKEQLRLVLPKSQRENVDYDALAHLGFINHPDGHHYASRVLAANFSEQFSTMEQIKEKGFINQLTQILEPVVLGLGFTVLPEYAVSQFAATDKLTIAKLSNPIIDKLYVVYKQHRKLPVRYHWFIDLVKQKTQN; encoded by the coding sequence ATGAATTCTAACCTGTCTATTAATCATGTTTGGCTAAACACCTATTTAAGGCTAGTCGAAACAGGGCATTTTACCAAAACAGCTGAGTCGTTATATATGACTCAGCCTGGCGTGTCGCAGCACATTAAAAAATTGGAACAACAACTTAGCGTTGTTTTGTTACAGCGTATTGGTAAAAGATTTGAATTAACGGAAGCGGGTACCAAGTTATATCAGCATGGAAAGCAGCTAGCTAAAATCGAGTCAGAAACTCTTAGTTCATTGCAAACAGATAGCGAAACGGAAGGGGAATGTAAAATATCCTGTTCGGGTTCGCTTGCTATGCTTATCTATAAAGACTGTTTAGCTAGACAAGCTAAACATAGCGGCCTTAGGTTTAGTGTTCGAGCGCAACCTAATCATGCTATTACACAGCAAATTCTTAATAATGAGATTGACCTTGGTATTGTTACCCAGAAACATGATGAAACTGAGCTTGTTTATGAGGAAGTTGGCAAAGAGCAGCTACGATTAGTATTGCCTAAATCACAGCGTGAAAACGTCGATTACGACGCATTAGCACATTTGGGATTTATCAATCACCCTGATGGCCATCATTACGCATCAAGAGTACTCGCGGCAAATTTTAGTGAACAGTTTTCGACGATGGAGCAAATTAAAGAAAAGGGCTTTATTAATCAGTTAACGCAAATTTTGGAGCCAGTGGTGTTAGGTCTAGGCTTTACCGTTTTACCAGAGTATGCAGTAAGCCAATTTGCAGCTACCGATAAATTAACCATAGCGAAATTATCTAACCCGATCATTGATAAACTCTATGTGGTATACAAACAACATAGGAAATTGCCAGTTCGTTATCACTGGTTTATTGATTTAGTAAAACAGAAAACACAGAATTAG
- a CDS encoding GNAT family N-acetyltransferase — translation MKIRNEKIDEHQQIFDVIEQAFIGHPFSDNKEQFIVDKLRKDDGLTVSLVAVEDNNIVGHIAFSKVLVDGQDKQYFGLAPVTVLPSKQGRGIGKALIEAGLERIKSIGGRTVVLLGEPEYYQRFGFRNYAELILEGVPAQYFMALNLNGENVSEFGVVTYHPAFSG, via the coding sequence ATGAAAATACGAAATGAAAAAATAGATGAACATCAGCAAATTTTTGATGTTATTGAACAAGCATTTATTGGTCATCCATTTTCCGATAATAAAGAACAGTTTATCGTTGATAAATTACGAAAAGATGATGGGTTAACGGTCTCCTTAGTGGCAGTCGAAGATAATAATATTGTTGGTCATATTGCTTTTTCAAAAGTACTTGTCGACGGTCAGGATAAGCAGTATTTTGGATTAGCGCCGGTAACTGTGTTGCCATCAAAGCAAGGACGAGGGATTGGTAAAGCATTGATCGAAGCAGGGTTAGAAAGGATAAAGAGTATTGGCGGCCGTACAGTTGTATTGCTTGGTGAGCCCGAATATTACCAACGTTTTGGTTTTAGAAACTATGCAGAATTGATACTTGAAGGTGTTCCTGCACAATATTTTATGGCGCTTAACTTAAACGGCGAAAACGTTAGTGAGTTCGGTGTGGTCACTTATCACCCAGCTTTCTCAGGCTAA
- a CDS encoding RecQ family ATP-dependent DNA helicase → MNTSLQLLKSYFGFNEFRQGQQQVVDTILSGSSSAAIFPTGSGKSLCYQLSAIALPNLTLVVSPLLALMQDQLQFLKNKGIAAASIDSSQSREQGQQVMQDVRDGRIKILMISVERLNNERFRQFLQGIEISLLVVDEAHCISEWGHNFRPDYLKLPSYQKQFNIHQTLLLTATATEQVIEDMGRKFAIAKENIVTTGFYRANLNLAVTGIRSEAKVNFLSQWLQPKQGLSGIVYVTLQKTAEQVAQQLSEQGLNVSAYHAGMDSDIRASIQQRFMSGQINIIVATIAFGMGVDKSDIRFVVHFDLPKSIENYAQEIGRAGRDGDAADCLVLANGDNLNVLENFVYGDTPEPQAIAYVLNEVTNQASTNQGQFEVMLNALSRDSNIRILTLKTLLVYLELVGLVKPAYSYYADYKFKLQRSETELIDTFSGERQQFVRALLNSSDKAKIWYSINFDRLNEHYPSERSRVIAAIEYFEQQGYIELQTKQMTEVFKVNRGQHDQAQLSERIYRRFIDKEQSEIDRIHRLLNFFTSDQCLTKQMAEYFADYQLQQSCAHCSVCQGEVARMPAVPMLVELTNFNFNEVCLPINEKLGEHSSAIMIARFLCGLTTPLFTRLKVRQVPGFARFEHYRYSDVLAWVDSHR, encoded by the coding sequence ATGAATACATCTTTACAGCTTCTAAAATCTTATTTTGGATTTAACGAATTTCGTCAGGGTCAACAGCAGGTTGTTGATACCATCTTATCAGGCAGCAGCAGTGCAGCGATATTTCCAACTGGCTCTGGTAAGTCATTATGTTATCAGTTATCGGCTATTGCCTTACCTAATCTCACACTTGTGGTGTCGCCCTTATTGGCGTTAATGCAAGATCAATTGCAGTTTCTAAAAAACAAAGGCATTGCCGCGGCAAGCATTGATTCTAGTCAGTCGCGAGAGCAAGGTCAGCAAGTGATGCAAGACGTTCGCGATGGCCGTATTAAAATATTAATGATATCTGTAGAGCGATTAAATAATGAACGCTTTCGACAATTCTTACAAGGCATTGAAATTTCATTGTTGGTTGTTGACGAAGCTCATTGTATATCTGAATGGGGGCACAACTTTAGACCTGATTACCTAAAATTACCGAGTTATCAAAAGCAATTTAATATCCATCAAACCTTATTACTTACTGCCACGGCTACTGAACAAGTTATTGAGGATATGGGCAGAAAATTTGCTATTGCCAAGGAAAACATAGTTACCACAGGATTTTACCGCGCCAACCTAAATTTGGCTGTTACCGGTATTCGCAGTGAAGCTAAAGTGAATTTTCTTAGCCAATGGTTGCAGCCCAAACAAGGTTTATCAGGGATCGTTTATGTAACCTTACAAAAAACTGCTGAGCAAGTTGCACAACAATTATCAGAGCAAGGATTAAACGTAAGTGCATATCATGCAGGTATGGATAGTGACATTAGAGCCTCGATACAACAACGGTTTATGAGCGGACAAATTAATATCATAGTCGCGACTATTGCCTTTGGAATGGGCGTCGATAAAAGTGATATTCGTTTTGTTGTTCATTTTGATCTTCCTAAGTCGATAGAGAACTATGCGCAGGAAATCGGCCGTGCAGGGCGCGATGGCGACGCTGCTGATTGCTTAGTATTAGCTAATGGCGATAATTTGAATGTGTTGGAAAACTTTGTTTATGGTGACACGCCAGAGCCACAGGCGATTGCTTATGTGCTCAATGAGGTGACTAATCAAGCTAGCACTAATCAGGGGCAATTTGAAGTAATGCTAAACGCGTTATCAAGGGATTCTAATATTCGAATCTTGACCTTAAAAACGCTGTTAGTTTATCTAGAATTAGTTGGCTTAGTAAAGCCTGCATACAGTTATTATGCCGATTATAAGTTTAAGTTACAGCGCAGCGAGACAGAGCTAATCGACACCTTTAGCGGTGAACGTCAGCAGTTTGTTCGAGCGTTATTAAATTCTTCTGATAAAGCCAAAATTTGGTATAGCATTAATTTTGATAGACTCAATGAACATTACCCAAGCGAGCGCTCCCGAGTCATTGCTGCCATAGAATACTTTGAGCAACAAGGGTATATCGAATTACAAACCAAGCAGATGACCGAAGTATTTAAGGTCAATCGTGGACAGCATGATCAAGCACAATTAAGTGAACGCATTTATCGTCGCTTTATTGACAAAGAACAAAGTGAAATCGATCGTATTCATCGATTACTGAACTTTTTTACCAGTGATCAGTGTTTGACTAAGCAGATGGCAGAGTACTTTGCCGACTATCAATTACAACAAAGTTGCGCCCATTGTTCGGTATGTCAAGGCGAAGTAGCAAGAATGCCCGCTGTACCAATGCTTGTTGAGTTAACTAATTTCAATTTCAATGAAGTGTGTTTGCCAATCAATGAAAAACTAGGCGAACATAGCTCTGCTATCATGATCGCTAGATTCTTATGTGGCCTGACTACGCCATTATTTACCCGTTTGAAAGTTCGCCAAGTGCCAGGTTTTGCACGATTTGAACACTATCGCTATAGCGATGTACTAGCTTGGGTCGATTCACATCGCTGA